CACCAACAAGTATTTATAAGCTCGTTGAATATGCTAAGCCTATCGTTTCTATCGGCAACCAGACTGGTGAAGGATGGTTCCTTACAGGTGAAATGGTTGAACTGATCAAGGAAGGCGCTACAAATATTGTTTGTACACAGCCATTTGGATGTCTTCCTAATCACGTTGTTGGTAAGGGTGTAATCAAGCAGATGCGACATATGTACCCAGGTTGTAACATTGTAGCTATTGACTATGATCCAGGTGCATCAGAAGTTAACCAGCTTAACCGTATCAAGCTCATGCTCTCTACCGCTCAGCGCAAGGTTGAAGAGGAGAAAAAAGCAATTTAATTATTTATAACAAAAAGCCCGAGAAATCTTATTGAATTATTATCATAAGATTTTCCCGGGCTTTTATTATCTCGTATTTCTTATTCTGTAGGCTTTATTATTATCTCATTTGTTTTTTCTATTATTTTCTATTAGTTTTACGATGCATTCTTCTATAACGCCACAAATTGATATAGCAAATAAGGGCAAGAACAAGTGCAATCAATATAACAATGATCAGTTGCAATACAAGTTTATTAACATTTACAGCTTCATAGGCTATAGAATACTCAGAAAATTTATCTGTTCTGAAAGTAACTGTGTCAGGGTCATCATCAAGGTCTCTTAATATATCAACTACGCCATTATGATTTCTTAATACACAATAATTTCTTCCCGACTTTTTATAGGCATCTGGAATAGGCAACACTACAAGAAGTTCACTTCCTGTTTTGGTGAGTACTTCACTAGATCCGTTTTCAGACTTCATAATAAAGAAATCAAAATAGCAAAGCGGTTTATAGCCTATCTTTGTTTGCATCAACTTTTTGGTAGCTGCATCAACTGTGGCAGAATTATCTGTAATGCTGACATTAAACAAAATTGGATTTCCGCTTAAAACTGATACTTTTTCGTCTTCCGTAAGTGTAGCTGATACAACAGTTTCAAAGTTAATAAGTGAAGGATTATCAAAATACAGACCTTGTGATGTTTCCTGTGTATACGCAGCAAAAGAATTATTAACAGTAACCTGAAGCACGCCAGTTTCATAAGCCTCTTTCAAAAGAGCCATCTCAGCGTTATCGTTTATCAGCCTTCTGACTGTAGCATCATCAAGTCCGTATTTAGCCATGATGCTGTTGTTAGAAGCTAGCTCATTATTAGCATTATTAGCAGGAGTATCATCAAGAGGAACAAAGGTATCTTCTATATAGTCCTCACCATCGAGTTCTCCTTCTTCCTGTTTTGTTTCCTCTTTTACAATGTTTTGCTCAGGTACAGCTCCCTGATTTGCAGTTTCTGTAGAATACTCTGTCTTTTTCGTTTCCTTTTTTTGTGGAGCAACAGCCTGTTGCCCCGTAGATGAGGAATTTTTTTGAGGTGCAGCCTGAACTTTCTCAAAAGTTGCTGTAATAGTATGTGCCTTTCCTACCTGATTGAATGTATAACTGGCAGCTGGGCCAATGTTTTTACCATCAACAGTTACGTTTTTAACTGTATAATTAGCACTTGGAACTATCTGATAAGTTATACTTCCACCTTCCTGAACAGTATACTCTCCACTTGGTACTATTGAACCACCCTCATTTGTAATACCTGAAACAACCTTATATGTTTTTACTTCTCTTTTCCTAAAGCTTGCAGTAATATTTAAATCATTTTCAATTTTATCAATTACATATTCTGTGTTATAAGAAACAACCTGTCCATTTACAATCCAACCGGCGAACTCATATCCATCATAGGCTCTTTGCTTGATTACAACCTTTTTGCCTTTATCATATTTACCTGCGCCCTCATAAGTTCCGGTATCCTGCGGTGTTACAGATACATAAACATTATACTTATTTCTAGTAAATACAGCTGTTATATTTCTGTCCGATGTAACATTATTTAGCTGAATAGAATTCGAAGTACTTAGAGTTTTATTGTTTTCAACAAATTCCTTAAAGGCATAGCCCTCTTTAGCTTTAGCTGTGATGGTTATATTTCCGCCACTTTGAATCACGCAGCTGTCAGTAATAGTTCCTCCGTCAGTTGTATTTACACTGGTTTTGATATAACAAGTTGTTCTTGTAAATTTCGCAACTACTTTTCTGTCTGATGTAATATTTGTAAGGTCAAAAGCTGGGGCAGTTGATATAAGATTGCTGCCTTCATACCAGCCGGAAAATGAAAAATTATTATTTGGAGAAGCTGAGATACGTACAGATCCGCCATTTCTTACAGCACCTCCGCCTGCCACAGCGCCTCCACCAACAGGATCAGCAGAAACACTTACAATATGATCTACAGGCTGAAGATTTACAATTGAGCTATCATAAAATCTTGTATCTTGTTTGGATGTTGCAATAACAGCAAGGGTTGTAGATGTCTCATCAGCAGATACTGATAAAACGCCGTCAGAATTAATTGTTGTTTTAGTTGTATTATTGCCTGTAACAGACCAGCTTACTCCTTGGTTATAGCCATTACCGCCCTTTACTTTTGCAGAAAACTGATAGGACTTACCGCATGGCAATGAAACTGTAGCCGGTATAATCTCAACAGATTCAACATATGGCTCATTCTTTTTTATTGTCATCGTTACAGTAACCTGCACTCTATGGTGCTGCCTTATATCATTGGCAGAGTAAAATACATAATAAGCACAATAATCGCCTGCAGGGAGGCTGGTATCTGCGACAATATAAAAAGGAATCTGCGATCCCGGATTTGTATCAAGACTTGCCCCAGGTGCAACTTCAAGGTCAAAAGCTGTTGAAGGATCATACTCATCCCAAGTAATAGGAAATGGAGTTTCACCTGTATTAACAATACTAAACTTCTGAATATCAATGTAATCATTCTGATAAACTATGCCATAATTCAGATTGGGAGTATAGCATGTAAGATCGTAATCAAATGGGTCATATTGAATTTCCTCATTTGATGGCTCATTATCAGAGCTGTAATCCTGGTTTCCATCACCAGAGGTAAAGGTAACATCATAATTATCATTCTCTGGCTCAGACATTATTTCTATGTCGTAGTCGTCAAAAGAAGTATCCTCATCGTCATTAGTTATTTCTTCATTTTCCTTAGCATAAACATAATGGAGTTGAATCGTGGAAACGGCAGAAATAACGAGACATAAAGCAAGAACAATAGCATTCACCCTCGCAAAGAAATTATTTTTCATTATTATTCCTCCTCATCGAAATAAAACTTCACTATATTATGATAACATTTATAAGAATATGTAATTATAAAAAAATCCTGAAAGTTTTTACGCTTTCAGGATTTTATACGAATATAAAAATATTGTGGAAATTAATTCTGAGCTGTTTTGTCAGATACCAAACTTTTAACCAATGCATCCATTGATGTATCTGCGTAGGATTTACCATTTATGTCAGCAAAGAAATTCAATTTACCATTTTTGTCAAGACTGATTCCAAAATTAGAAACCTCATCTTTTTCATTGGTGTTTTCACCAATTTTCTTGCCCAGATCTGAAATTTTACTCATTGCATCATCAATCTGGCCAAGGAGTTTATCTTTTGCTTCCTTATCCTGGGGAGCATCTGAAGAAAGTAGTTTCATCTCATCTTCCGAAAGGATGATACTGTATTCAAGATCTCCTCCAATTTGTGACAGATCATCGCCCGGACCTGCAACAAATACGTCTGCATTGTCATATTTCTTTTGTAAAAGATCTACAACTTTGCCAAACATTTCGACTTCCGGAGAAAACTCCACTTTAGCACTATCTCCAAATAAATTGGAAATCCCGGTTGCCTTTTTTTCGTTAGTTTCCTTTCCAGAAGGTCCTCTGACTTTGTTTCCGGCAATAGCGCCGCGAGAATTGCCTACATCGCGTACATAATTGCCAATGTTACTACTTACACTATTAGCCATATTTTCCTCCTTGAATTAGTCGCGTAGAATCCATTCTACGTGTAGTGAAAAGAATATAAATACAAAGTAACCCATTAAGAGTATCCTTATACTTAACTTCACACTATCATTCGTGTTACGCAATAACAATTAAATAAATATTAAATTTAATACTTAACGAAAAAAACTTCCAGATAAATAATTTTATCTGGAAGTAAAATTTCAATATTCCAATACCTGATTACTTTTTAAGGAGTTCATAGTCCTCAACATATTGCATAATGAACTTAACAGTTCCATCAATTCCAAGTATACCCGAATTGATGGAGAGATCATAGCTATCAGCTCTGCCCCACTTCTTGGAAGAATAATAATTGTAATAGCTCTGACGCTGTTTATCCTTCTTATTCATCATATCTCTAGCCTGATCATCAGTCTTGACATCAGCAAAACGTTCCTTGATTCGTTTGATCTTGCTCTCCTCATCAGCGTGAATGAAAATGTTTAGAACATTGTCAAAATCACTAAGAGCATAATCAGCACAACGTCCGACTATAACACACGGGCCTTCCTCAGCAATCTTTTTGATCGTATCAAATTGTGCAAGAAATACCTTATGACTAATAGGCATATCTACAAAACTTGAAGCGTTATATCCAAAAGAATATGTATCCATTACAAGATTATACAAGAATGAATTAGTTGGTCTCTCGTCATGATTCTGAATCATTTCTTCACAAAAGCCACTCTCTTTAGCAGCTCTACTAAGAAGTTCTTTATCATAACAGTTAATACCATAATTCTTGGCAAGTAATTCACCTATTTCTCTTCCGCCGGAACCAAACTGTCTTCCAATCGTAATAATTGTATTCATACACTCACCCCTTTTAAGCAATAATAGACGCTTTTTCTAATATTATTTTATCTTATTTAAGAACATTGAGCAAATGATTAAAATATTCCGGAAGCGGAGCATCTGTTTCAATATATTCACCACTTACAGGATGTATAAAACCAAGTGTTTTGGCATGAAGGCATTGACCATTTGTCTTAAACTTAGAATGTCTGCCCGATGCATACACCTCATCTCCCAAAAGTGGATGACCAATGTGGGACATGTGAACTCTTATCTGATGGGTTCTTCCGGTCTGCAGTTTACATTCTATATATGTGAATCCATCTTCAGGAAAGCGTTTCAAAACTCTGTAGTGCGTCGACGCATATTTGCCGCCTGGAACTACAGCCATCTTTTTCCTGTCGTTAACACTACGGCCTATAGGAGCTGTTACATCTCCTTCATCCTCTTTTATCACTCCATAGCATATAGCATGATACACCCTATTTATGGAATGCTCTTTGAGCTGCTCAGCAATAGACTGATGTGCATTATCATTTTTACAAATAATTACTGACCCGGTTGTATC
The sequence above is a segment of the Butyrivibrio proteoclasticus B316 genome. Coding sequences within it:
- a CDS encoding RluA family pseudouridine synthase, which codes for MESKSEFFEFIVTDEYDGMRIDKLISELIDSLSRTYIKKLIDDKKVSCNGKVVKASFHVSENDEIVMEIPPIEIPQILPQDIPLDIIYEDNDVVVVNKPKDMVVHPAAGHYKDTLVNAIMYHCKDNLSGINGVMRPGIVHRIDKDTTGSVIICKNDNAHQSIAEQLKEHSINRVYHAICYGVIKEDEGDVTAPIGRSVNDRKKMAVVPGGKYASTHYRVLKRFPEDGFTYIECKLQTGRTHQIRVHMSHIGHPLLGDEVYASGRHSKFKTNGQCLHAKTLGFIHPVSGEYIETDAPLPEYFNHLLNVLK
- a CDS encoding cytidylate kinase-like family protein; translation: MNTIITIGRQFGSGGREIGELLAKNYGINCYDKELLSRAAKESGFCEEMIQNHDERPTNSFLYNLVMDTYSFGYNASSFVDMPISHKVFLAQFDTIKKIAEEGPCVIVGRCADYALSDFDNVLNIFIHADEESKIKRIKERFADVKTDDQARDMMNKKDKQRQSYYNYYSSKKWGRADSYDLSINSGILGIDGTVKFIMQYVEDYELLKK
- a CDS encoding InlB B-repeat-containing protein gives rise to the protein MKNNFFARVNAIVLALCLVISAVSTIQLHYVYAKENEEITNDDEDTSFDDYDIEIMSEPENDNYDVTFTSGDGNQDYSSDNEPSNEEIQYDPFDYDLTCYTPNLNYGIVYQNDYIDIQKFSIVNTGETPFPITWDEYDPSTAFDLEVAPGASLDTNPGSQIPFYIVADTSLPAGDYCAYYVFYSANDIRQHHRVQVTVTMTIKKNEPYVESVEIIPATVSLPCGKSYQFSAKVKGGNGYNQGVSWSVTGNNTTKTTINSDGVLSVSADETSTTLAVIATSKQDTRFYDSSIVNLQPVDHIVSVSADPVGGGAVAGGGAVRNGGSVRISASPNNNFSFSGWYEGSNLISTAPAFDLTNITSDRKVVAKFTRTTCYIKTSVNTTDGGTITDSCVIQSGGNITITAKAKEGYAFKEFVENNKTLSTSNSIQLNNVTSDRNITAVFTRNKYNVYVSVTPQDTGTYEGAGKYDKGKKVVIKQRAYDGYEFAGWIVNGQVVSYNTEYVIDKIENDLNITASFRKREVKTYKVVSGITNEGGSIVPSGEYTVQEGGSITYQIVPSANYTVKNVTVDGKNIGPAASYTFNQVGKAHTITATFEKVQAAPQKNSSSTGQQAVAPQKKETKKTEYSTETANQGAVPEQNIVKEETKQEEGELDGEDYIEDTFVPLDDTPANNANNELASNNSIMAKYGLDDATVRRLINDNAEMALLKEAYETGVLQVTVNNSFAAYTQETSQGLYFDNPSLINFETVVSATLTEDEKVSVLSGNPILFNVSITDNSATVDAATKKLMQTKIGYKPLCYFDFFIMKSENGSSEVLTKTGSELLVVLPIPDAYKKSGRNYCVLRNHNGVVDILRDLDDDPDTVTFRTDKFSEYSIAYEAVNVNKLVLQLIIVILIALVLALICYINLWRYRRMHRKTNRK
- a CDS encoding DUF6033 family protein, producing MANSVSSNIGNYVRDVGNSRGAIAGNKVRGPSGKETNEKKATGISNLFGDSAKVEFSPEVEMFGKVVDLLQKKYDNADVFVAGPGDDLSQIGGDLEYSIILSEDEMKLLSSDAPQDKEAKDKLLGQIDDAMSKISDLGKKIGENTNEKDEVSNFGISLDKNGKLNFFADINGKSYADTSMDALVKSLVSDKTAQN